Proteins co-encoded in one Scatophagus argus isolate fScaArg1 chromosome 11, fScaArg1.pri, whole genome shotgun sequence genomic window:
- the pdcl3 gene encoding phosducin-like protein 3 encodes MQDPNEDTEWNDILRKKGILPPKEEPKNDEEEELALQQQSVVKTYEDMTLEELEENEDEFGEEDEAAIEMYRQKRLAEWKAAQMKNAFGEVVEISGQDYVKEVNKAGDGIWVVLHLYKQGIPLCSLINQHLSMLARKFPQTKFLKSISTTCIPNYPDHNLPTIFVYFEGEMKAQFIGPLVFGGMNLKVEELEWRLSESGAVKTDLEENPKKQIEDKLMSSIRCSLPTRKDSDSEDEDY; translated from the exons ATGCAG gACCCGAATGAAGACACAGAGTGGAATGATATCCTGAGGAAAAAAGGCATTCTTCCTCCCAAAGAGGAACCTaaaaatgatgaagaggaggagctggccCTTCAGCAGCAGTCTGTTG TTAAAACGTATGAGGACATGACACTGGAAGAACTGGAGGAGAATGAAGATGAGTTTGGTGAAGAAGATGAGGCCGCCATTGAGATGTACAG ACAGAAGCGTCTCGCGGAGTGGAAGGCAGCTCAGATGAAGAATGCGTTTGGGGAGGTGGTCGAAATCTCAGGGCAGGACTACGTCAAGGAGGTCAACAAGGCCGGAGATGGCATCTGGGTGGTGCTGCATCTCTACAAACAGGG catcCCTCTGTGTTCCCTCATCAACCAGCACCTGAGTATGCTGGCCAGGAAGTTCCCTCAGACCAAGTTCCTCAAGTCCATCTCCACCACATGCATCCCTAACTACCCTGACCACAATCTGCCCACCATCTTCGTCTATTTTGAGGGAGAGATGAAGGCCCAGTTCATTGGTCCATTGGTGTTTGGGGGCATGAACCTCAAAGTTGAAG AGCTGGAGTGGAGGTTATCAGAGAGCGGGGCTGTGAAGACAGACCTGGAGGAAAATCCCAAGAAGCAAATCGAAGACAAGCTAATGTCATCGATCAGATGTTCGCTCCCTACACGAAAGGACAGTGACTCTGAGGATGAGGACtattag